One part of the Tenacibaculum sp. 190130A14a genome encodes these proteins:
- the rpoB gene encoding DNA-directed RNA polymerase subunit beta, which translates to MATINTTERINFASSRLGADYPDFLDIQVKSFQDFFQLQTKAEERGEEGLYKTFMDNFPITDTRNQFVLEFLDYFVDPPRYSIQECIERGLTYSVPLKARLKLYCTDPEHEDFETIVQDVYLGTIPYMTNSGTFIINGAERVVVSQLHRSPGVFFGQSFHANGTKLYSARVIPFKGSWIEFATDINQVMYAYIDRKKKLPVTTLFRAIGFERDKDILEIFDLAEEIKVSKAGLKKVLGRKLAARVLKTWHEDFVDEDTGEVVSIERNEIIFDRDTILDKEHIDEIIEAGAKTILLHKEDNLQADYAIIHNTLQKDPTNSEKEAVEHVYRQLRNAEPPDEETARGIIEKLFFSEQRYSLGEVGRFRMNTKLNLNEDLDQKVLTKNDIITIIKYLIELINSKAEVDDIDHLSNRRVRTVGEQLAGQFGVGLARMARTIRERMNVRDNEVFTPIDLINAKTLSSVINSFFGTNQLSQFMDQTNPLAEITHKRRLSALGPGGLSRERAGFEVRDVHYTHYGRLCPIETPEGPNIGLISSLAVFAKVNNMGFIETPYKKVDNGVVAPEEPIYLSAEEEEGMKIAQSNLPINEDGSFGTDRVIAREEGDFPVETPEAINYMDVAPNQIASISASLIPFLEHDDANRALMGSNMMRQAVPLLRPESPIVGTGLERRVAKDSRILINAEGAGVVEYVDANKITIKYDRTDDERLVSFDTDEKSYDLIKFRKTNQGTNINLKPIVRVGDRVEEGQVLCEGYATQKGELALGRNMKVAFMPWKGYNFEDAIVISERVVREDIFTSIHIDEYSLDVRDTKLGAEELTNDIPNVSEEATKDLDENGMIRIGAEVKPGDILIGKITPKGESDPTPEEKLLRAIFGDKAGDVKDASLKASPSLRGVVIDKKLFRRAVKDKNKRARDKEAIATLEASYTSRFEGLKDRLIEKLFFLVNGKTSQGIFNDLGEEVLPKGKKFTQKMLNSVDDYTHLSGNWTTDKELNKMVGELIHNYKIKVNDLQGMLRREKFTISVGDELPAGILKLAKIYIAKKRKLKVGDKMAGRHGNKGIVAKIVRAEDMPFLEDGTPVDIVLNPLGVPSRMNIGQIYETVLGWAGQKLDQKYATPIFDGANIDEINALTDEAGIPRYGHTYLYDGGTGKRFDQPATVGVIYMIKLGHMIEDKMHARSIGPYSLITQQPLGGKAQFGGQRFGEMEVWALEAYGASSILREILTVKSDDVLGRAKTYESIVKGEAMPEPGLPESFNVLMHELKGLGLDVRLEE; encoded by the coding sequence TTGGCAACGATAAACACTACTGAAAGAATTAACTTTGCATCTTCTCGTTTAGGAGCTGATTATCCTGATTTCTTAGATATTCAGGTGAAATCTTTCCAAGACTTTTTCCAGTTACAAACAAAAGCGGAAGAGCGAGGTGAAGAAGGGTTGTATAAAACCTTTATGGATAACTTTCCAATTACCGATACACGTAACCAATTTGTATTAGAGTTTTTAGACTATTTTGTAGATCCACCTAGATATAGCATCCAAGAATGTATCGAGCGTGGGTTAACGTATAGTGTACCTTTAAAAGCTCGTTTAAAATTATACTGTACCGATCCTGAACACGAAGATTTCGAAACAATTGTTCAAGATGTATACTTAGGTACAATTCCATATATGACAAACTCTGGTACCTTCATTATTAATGGAGCAGAAAGAGTTGTTGTATCTCAATTACACCGTTCACCAGGTGTATTCTTCGGGCAATCATTCCACGCTAACGGAACCAAGTTATACTCTGCAAGAGTAATTCCTTTTAAAGGTTCATGGATTGAATTTGCTACCGATATCAATCAGGTAATGTATGCCTATATTGATAGAAAGAAAAAATTACCAGTAACAACGTTATTCAGAGCCATAGGTTTTGAAAGAGATAAAGATATTTTAGAAATTTTTGATTTAGCAGAAGAAATTAAAGTTTCAAAAGCTGGATTAAAAAAGGTATTAGGGCGAAAATTAGCTGCAAGAGTATTAAAGACGTGGCACGAAGATTTCGTAGATGAGGATACAGGAGAAGTAGTTTCTATTGAGCGTAACGAAATCATCTTCGACCGTGATACTATTTTAGATAAAGAACATATTGATGAAATAATCGAAGCTGGCGCTAAGACTATCTTATTGCATAAAGAAGATAACTTACAAGCAGATTATGCTATCATCCATAATACATTACAAAAAGATCCTACAAACTCTGAAAAGGAGGCAGTAGAGCATGTATATAGACAATTACGTAATGCTGAACCGCCAGATGAGGAAACTGCACGTGGTATCATCGAGAAGTTATTCTTCTCAGAGCAACGTTATAGTTTAGGAGAAGTAGGACGTTTTAGAATGAATACTAAATTGAATCTAAATGAAGATTTAGATCAAAAGGTATTAACTAAAAACGATATCATTACTATTATAAAGTACTTAATTGAGTTAATCAATTCAAAGGCTGAAGTAGATGATATCGATCACTTATCTAACCGTCGTGTTAGAACTGTAGGTGAGCAATTAGCAGGTCAGTTTGGAGTTGGTTTAGCTCGTATGGCACGTACCATTCGTGAAAGAATGAATGTTCGTGACAACGAAGTATTTACACCGATTGACTTAATTAACGCTAAGACCTTATCTTCTGTAATTAATTCATTCTTTGGTACCAACCAGTTATCTCAGTTCATGGATCAAACAAACCCATTAGCAGAGATTACTCATAAGCGTCGTTTATCGGCATTAGGACCTGGAGGTTTATCAAGAGAAAGAGCAGGTTTCGAGGTTCGTGACGTTCACTATACACACTATGGTCGTTTATGTCCTATTGAAACACCTGAAGGACCGAACATTGGTCTTATCTCATCTTTAGCGGTTTTCGCTAAGGTAAATAATATGGGATTCATTGAAACTCCATATAAGAAGGTAGATAACGGAGTAGTTGCACCAGAAGAGCCTATCTATTTATCTGCTGAAGAGGAAGAAGGAATGAAGATTGCGCAATCTAACTTACCTATCAACGAAGATGGAAGTTTTGGAACAGATAGAGTAATTGCTCGTGAAGAAGGTGATTTCCCTGTGGAAACTCCTGAAGCAATTAACTATATGGACGTTGCTCCTAACCAAATCGCTTCTATTTCTGCATCATTAATTCCGTTCTTAGAACATGATGATGCAAACCGTGCGTTAATGGGATCTAACATGATGCGTCAGGCAGTGCCATTATTAAGACCTGAATCACCGATTGTTGGAACTGGATTAGAGCGTAGAGTAGCTAAAGATTCTCGTATTTTAATAAATGCAGAAGGAGCTGGAGTAGTAGAATACGTTGATGCTAATAAAATTACAATTAAGTACGATAGAACTGATGATGAGCGTTTAGTAAGCTTTGATACTGATGAGAAATCGTATGACTTAATTAAGTTTAGAAAGACTAACCAAGGTACTAACATTAACTTAAAACCAATTGTAAGAGTTGGTGATAGAGTTGAAGAAGGACAAGTACTTTGTGAAGGATATGCTACACAAAAAGGAGAATTAGCTTTAGGAAGAAATATGAAAGTAGCCTTTATGCCTTGGAAAGGGTATAACTTCGAGGATGCGATTGTAATTTCTGAAAGAGTTGTAAGAGAAGATATTTTCACATCTATTCACATTGACGAGTATTCATTAGATGTTCGTGATACAAAATTAGGTGCTGAAGAGTTAACGAATGATATTCCAAATGTATCAGAAGAGGCTACAAAAGACTTAGATGAAAATGGAATGATTCGTATTGGAGCAGAGGTGAAGCCTGGTGATATCTTAATTGGTAAGATTACACCAAAAGGAGAATCTGATCCAACTCCAGAAGAAAAATTATTACGTGCTATCTTTGGTGATAAAGCAGGTGATGTAAAAGATGCATCATTAAAAGCTTCACCATCATTAAGAGGGGTAGTAATAGATAAGAAGTTATTTAGACGTGCTGTAAAGGATAAGAATAAGAGAGCTAGAGATAAAGAAGCTATTGCTACTTTAGAAGCATCTTACACTTCTAGATTTGAAGGTTTAAAAGACCGTTTAATCGAAAAGTTATTCTTCTTAGTAAACGGAAAAACTTCTCAAGGAATTTTTAACGACTTAGGAGAAGAAGTATTACCAAAAGGTAAGAAGTTTACTCAGAAGATGTTAAATTCTGTCGATGATTATACACACTTAAGTGGAAATTGGACAACAGATAAAGAATTAAATAAAATGGTTGGTGAATTAATTCACAACTATAAGATTAAAGTAAATGACTTACAAGGTATGTTACGTCGTGAGAAATTTACTATATCTGTAGGTGATGAATTACCAGCTGGAATTTTAAAGCTTGCTAAGATTTACATTGCTAAAAAGCGTAAATTAAAAGTAGGAGATAAGATGGCAGGTCGTCACGGAAACAAAGGTATTGTTGCCAAGATAGTACGTGCAGAAGATATGCCATTCTTAGAAGATGGTACACCAGTAGATATTGTATTAAATCCATTAGGGGTACCTTCTCGTATGAACATTGGTCAGATTTATGAAACTGTTCTTGGATGGGCAGGTCAAAAATTAGATCAGAAGTATGCGACTCCAATTTTTGATGGTGCAAATATCGATGAGATTAATGCATTAACAGATGAGGCTGGAATTCCAAGATATGGTCATACATATTTATATGATGGAGGAACTGGTAAGCGTTTTGATCAACCTGCAACTGTAGGGGTAATTTATATGATTAAGTTAGGACACATGATTGAAGATAAGATGCACGCGCGTTCTATTGGTCCTTACTCGTTAATTACACAACAGCCATTAGGAGGTAAAGCACAGTTTGGAGGTCAGCGTTTCGGAGAAATGGAGGTATGGGCACTTGAAGCATATGGTGCATCAAGTATCTTAAGAGAAATCTTAACTGTTAAGTCCGATGACGTATTAGGTAGAGCTAAAACTTACGAGTCTATCGTTAAAGGAGAGGCAATGCCAGAACCAGGTTTACCAGAATCATTTAACGTATTAATGCACGAACTGAAAGGTTTAGGATTAGACGTTAGATTAGAAGAATAA
- the rplL gene encoding 50S ribosomal protein L7/L12, with protein sequence MADLKDFAEQLVNLTVKEVNELADILKDEYGIEPAAAAVAVAGPAAGGGDAAEEKTEFDVILKAAGGSKLAVVKLVKELTGLGLKEAKAIVDSAPAPVKEAVSKDEAEGLKKSLEEAGAEVELK encoded by the coding sequence ATGGCAGATTTAAAAGATTTCGCAGAACAATTAGTTAACTTAACAGTAAAAGAAGTTAATGAATTAGCAGATATTTTAAAAGATGAGTATGGAATTGAGCCTGCAGCAGCAGCTGTAGCAGTAGCAGGACCAGCAGCAGGTGGTGGTGATGCAGCTGAAGAAAAGACTGAATTCGACGTAATCTTAAAAGCAGCTGGAGGATCTAAATTAGCAGTTGTAAAGTTAGTTAAAGAATTAACTGGATTAGGATTAAAAGAAGCTAAAGCAATCGTTGATAGCGCACCAGCACCAGTAAAAGAGGCTGTGTCTAAAGATGAAGCTGAAGGATTAAAGAAGTCTTTAGAAGAGGCTGGAGCAGAAGTAGAATTAAAGTAA
- the rplJ gene encoding 50S ribosomal protein L10 yields the protein MTREEKSQVIQDLTAQLADTNTIYLADISGLDATTTSNLRRACFKANVQLAVVKNTLLEKAMEASDKDFGELPEVLKGNTSLMIAEAGNAPAKVIKEFRKKSDKPLLKGAYVEEAVYVGDDQLDALVNIKSREELIGDIITLLQSPAKNVVSALQSGGGKLSGILKTLSEK from the coding sequence ATGACTAGAGAAGAAAAATCACAAGTAATTCAAGATTTAACAGCACAATTAGCAGATACTAATACTATCTATTTAGCAGATATTTCTGGGTTAGATGCTACAACTACATCTAACTTACGTAGAGCTTGTTTTAAAGCAAACGTACAATTGGCTGTTGTGAAGAATACATTGTTAGAGAAAGCAATGGAAGCTTCTGATAAAGATTTTGGTGAGTTACCAGAAGTATTAAAAGGTAACACATCATTAATGATTGCTGAGGCTGGAAATGCTCCTGCTAAAGTAATTAAAGAATTCCGTAAGAAGTCTGATAAGCCTTTATTAAAAGGAGCTTATGTAGAGGAGGCAGTTTATGTTGGGGATGACCAATTAGACGCTCTTGTTAACATCAAGTCTCGTGAAGAACTTATTGGAGATATCATTACATTATTACAATCTCCTGCGAAGAATGTTGTTTCAGCTCTTCAATCAGGTGGAGGTAAGTTATCAGGTATCTTAAAGACCTTATCGGAAAAATAA
- the rplA gene encoding 50S ribosomal protein L1, whose product MARLTKKQKEARAKIDSSKVYDLSEASALVKEITNVKFDASVDLAVRLGVDPRKANQMVRGVVTLPHGTGKDVKVLALVTPDKEAEAKEAGADYVGLDEYLQKIKGGWTDVDVIITMPSVMGKLGPLGRVLGPRGLMPNPKTGTVTMDVAKAVTEVKAGKIDFKVDKTGIVHAAIGKASFDADKIAENANELVQTLIKLKPTAAKGTYIKSIFMSSTMSPSVPVDVKSVS is encoded by the coding sequence ATGGCAAGATTGACTAAAAAACAAAAAGAAGCTCGTGCTAAAATTGATAGCTCTAAGGTTTACGATTTAAGTGAAGCATCAGCTTTAGTAAAAGAAATTACAAATGTAAAATTTGATGCATCTGTAGATTTAGCAGTACGTTTAGGAGTAGATCCTCGTAAAGCAAATCAAATGGTACGTGGAGTTGTAACATTACCTCACGGAACTGGTAAAGATGTAAAAGTTTTAGCATTAGTTACTCCAGATAAAGAAGCAGAAGCTAAAGAAGCTGGTGCGGATTATGTTGGATTAGATGAATACCTTCAGAAAATTAAAGGAGGTTGGACAGATGTAGACGTTATTATTACTATGCCATCTGTAATGGGTAAATTAGGTCCTTTAGGACGTGTATTAGGTCCTCGTGGTTTAATGCCAAACCCAAAGACAGGTACGGTAACTATGGACGTTGCTAAGGCAGTAACTGAAGTAAAAGCTGGTAAGATTGACTTTAAAGTTGATAAAACTGGTATCGTTCACGCTGCTATTGGTAAAGCATCTTTCGACGCTGATAAGATTGCTGAAAACGCAAACGAGTTAGTTCAAACACTTATTAAATTAAAGCCAACGGCTGCAAAAGGAACTTATATTAAGAGTATTTTCATGTCTTCAACTATGAGTCCTTCTGTACCAGTAGATGTAAAATCTGTATCGTAA
- the rplK gene encoding 50S ribosomal protein L11 yields MAKEVSKLVKLQVRGGAANPSPPVGPALGAAGVNIMEFCKQFNARTQDKQGKVLPVVITVYTDKSFEFVVKTPPAAVQLLEAAKIKKGSGEPNRKKVASVTWDQIRGIAEDKMVDMNAFKVESAMRMIAGTARSMGLTVTGDAPAE; encoded by the coding sequence ATGGCAAAAGAAGTAAGTAAATTAGTTAAACTACAAGTTAGGGGAGGTGCTGCGAATCCGTCGCCACCAGTTGGACCCGCTTTAGGTGCTGCCGGTGTTAACATCATGGAGTTCTGTAAGCAGTTTAATGCTCGTACACAGGACAAACAAGGTAAAGTTTTACCAGTTGTTATTACCGTTTATACAGACAAATCTTTCGAGTTTGTTGTAAAAACACCACCAGCTGCAGTACAATTACTAGAAGCGGCCAAAATTAAGAAAGGTTCTGGAGAACCAAACAGAAAGAAAGTAGCAAGCGTTACTTGGGATCAAATTCGTGGAATTGCAGAAGACAAGATGGTAGATATGAATGCCTTCAAAGTGGAGTCTGCAATGAGAATGATCGCTGGTACAGCTCGCTCTATGGGATTAACAGTAACAGGTGATGCTCCTGCAGAGTAA
- the nusG gene encoding transcription termination/antitermination protein NusG, translating to MADSVMKWYVVRAIGGQENKVKTYIETEIARHGLSDFVNQVIVPTEKVIQIRNGKKINRERVYFPGYVMVEANLAGEVPHVIKAVTGVIGFLGETKGGDPVPMRKAEVNRMLGKVDELSVKDENVVIPYSVGETIKVIDGPFNGFDGIIEKVNEEKRKLEVMVKIFGRKTPLELNYMQVEKI from the coding sequence ATGGCTGATTCGGTAATGAAGTGGTATGTAGTAAGAGCAATCGGAGGTCAAGAGAATAAGGTGAAGACTTATATCGAGACAGAAATTGCACGTCATGGTTTGTCGGACTTTGTGAATCAAGTGATTGTTCCAACCGAAAAAGTTATTCAAATTAGAAACGGAAAAAAAATAAACAGAGAACGTGTTTATTTTCCAGGTTACGTAATGGTGGAAGCTAATTTAGCTGGAGAGGTTCCTCACGTAATAAAAGCAGTAACAGGAGTTATTGGTTTTTTAGGTGAAACAAAAGGAGGAGATCCTGTACCAATGCGTAAAGCAGAAGTAAATCGAATGTTAGGTAAAGTAGATGAGCTTTCTGTAAAAGATGAAAATGTAGTAATACCTTACTCAGTTGGAGAAACTATTAAAGTAATCGACGGGCCATTCAATGGATTTGATGGTATTATAGAGAAGGTAAATGAAGAAAAACGTAAGCTAGAGGTAATGGTAAAGATTTTTGGAAGAAAGACACCTTTAGAGTTAAACTACATGCAAGTAGAGAAAATTTAA
- the secE gene encoding preprotein translocase subunit SecE: MNNFIQYIKDSFEELNTNMTWISREEAQKSTVVVAAFTIIFALAVAAIDKVFQTGLDNFFKMF, from the coding sequence ATGAATAACTTTATACAATATATCAAGGATTCTTTTGAAGAATTAAACACTAATATGACTTGGATATCTCGTGAAGAGGCGCAAAAGTCTACAGTAGTGGTAGCTGCATTTACAATTATTTTTGCATTAGCAGTTGCGGCTATAGATAAAGTTTTTCAAACTGGATTAGATAACTTCTTTAAAATGTTTTAA
- the tuf gene encoding elongation factor Tu, with product MAKATYDRSKPHLNVGTIGHVDHGKTTLTAAITKVLADAGYSEQRDFDQIDNAPEEKERGITINSSHVEYATANRHYAHVDCPGHADYVKNMVTGAAQMDGAILVVAATDGPMPQTREHILLGRQVGIPRIVVFLNKVDMVDDEELLELVEMEVRDLLSFYEYDGDNGPVVMGSALGALNGEQKWVDTVLELMEAVDTWIEEPPRDTEKDFLMPIEDVFSITGRGTVATGRIETGIINSGDPVEIIGMGEEKLTSTVTGIEMFRQILDRGEAGDNAGILLRGIDKTDIKRGMVICKPGSITPHAKFKAEVYILKKEEGGRHTPFHNNYRPQFYVRTTDVTGNIGLPDGVEMVMPGDNLTITVDLIQPIALNVGLQFAIREGGRTVGAGQVTEILD from the coding sequence ATGGCAAAAGCAACTTATGATCGTTCGAAGCCACACTTAAACGTTGGTACTATCGGTCACGTAGATCACGGTAAGACTACATTAACTGCTGCTATTACTAAAGTATTAGCTGACGCAGGATATTCTGAGCAAAGAGATTTCGATCAAATTGATAACGCTCCTGAAGAAAAGGAGAGAGGTATTACAATTAACTCTTCTCACGTAGAGTACGCAACAGCTAACCGTCACTACGCACACGTTGACTGTCCTGGTCACGCGGATTACGTAAAGAACATGGTAACTGGAGCTGCGCAAATGGATGGTGCTATCTTAGTAGTAGCTGCTACAGATGGTCCAATGCCTCAAACTCGTGAGCACATCTTATTAGGTCGTCAGGTTGGAATTCCACGTATCGTTGTTTTCTTAAACAAAGTTGATATGGTTGACGATGAGGAGTTATTAGAGTTAGTAGAAATGGAAGTTAGAGATTTATTATCTTTCTATGAGTATGATGGAGATAATGGTCCTGTAGTAATGGGTTCTGCTTTAGGTGCTTTAAACGGAGAGCAAAAGTGGGTAGATACAGTTTTAGAATTAATGGAAGCTGTTGATACTTGGATTGAAGAGCCACCAAGAGATACTGAAAAGGATTTCTTAATGCCAATCGAGGATGTATTCTCTATTACTGGTCGTGGTACTGTAGCAACTGGACGTATCGAAACTGGTATCATCAACTCTGGAGATCCTGTAGAGATCATCGGTATGGGTGAGGAGAAGTTAACTTCTACTGTAACTGGTATTGAAATGTTCCGTCAAATCTTAGATAGAGGAGAAGCTGGAGATAACGCTGGTATCTTATTAAGAGGTATTGACAAGACTGATATCAAGAGAGGAATGGTAATCTGTAAGCCAGGTTCTATTACTCCACACGCTAAGTTTAAAGCTGAGGTATATATCTTAAAGAAAGAAGAAGGTGGACGTCACACTCCATTCCACAATAACTACCGTCCACAGTTCTACGTACGTACAACTGACGTAACTGGTAACATTGGTTTACCTGATGGTGTTGAAATGGTAATGCCTGGTGATAACTTAACAATCACTGTTGACTTAATCCAACCAATCGCATTAAACGTTGGTTTACAGTTCGCTATCCGTGAAGGAGGTAGAACAGTAGGAGCTGGTCAGGTAACTGAAATTTTAGACTAA
- the hpf gene encoding ribosome hibernation-promoting factor, HPF/YfiA family, with protein sequence MKVFTQSINFTADRKLLDYIEKKIGGLEKFHDKIVDAEVFLKVQKTSEKENKITEVKINIPGSELIVKKQCKTFEEGVSVAVESLKRQLRKSKEKLKDSLVS encoded by the coding sequence ATGAAGGTATTCACACAATCAATTAACTTTACCGCAGATCGTAAATTATTAGACTACATTGAAAAGAAGATTGGCGGGTTGGAAAAATTTCATGATAAGATTGTAGATGCAGAAGTATTTTTAAAAGTCCAAAAAACGAGTGAAAAAGAAAATAAAATAACGGAAGTTAAAATTAATATTCCAGGGAGTGAACTTATTGTGAAGAAACAGTGTAAAACCTTTGAGGAAGGGGTAAGCGTAGCTGTAGAATCATTAAAAAGACAGTTGAGAAAATCTAAAGAGAAATTGAAAGATTCTTTAGTATCATAA
- a CDS encoding tyrosine-type recombinase/integrase yields MLIDAFIDYLSLEKKYSKHTIKAYEADLMAFKRFCVKEFDQEDIEELHYNQIRNWIVSLVNANVANRSINRKVSSLKSFYKFLQKIGEIEVNPLSSHKSLKVQAKVQLPFSEEEVLKVFEEMVEENDFVGIRNKLIVELLYTTGIRRAELIRIKELDVNYNDKTLKVVGKRNKERYVVLLDMVLDTLKRYLKSKKQIDTNIDELLVTERGNKLYETLVYRIINSYFSRASTKVKKSPHMLRHTFATHLLNGGASLNTVKELLGHSSLASTQVYTHSSLEQIKEVYNKAHPREST; encoded by the coding sequence ATGTTAATAGATGCATTTATTGATTACCTATCGTTAGAGAAGAAATACTCTAAGCACACGATAAAAGCTTATGAAGCAGATTTGATGGCTTTTAAGAGGTTTTGTGTAAAAGAGTTTGATCAGGAGGATATTGAAGAGTTACATTATAATCAAATTCGAAATTGGATAGTGTCATTGGTAAATGCTAATGTTGCAAATAGGTCTATTAACAGAAAAGTGAGTTCGTTAAAATCGTTTTATAAATTTTTGCAAAAAATTGGAGAAATAGAAGTAAATCCATTGTCAAGTCATAAATCATTAAAGGTACAAGCAAAGGTTCAGTTACCTTTTTCTGAAGAAGAGGTGTTGAAAGTGTTTGAAGAAATGGTAGAAGAAAATGATTTTGTTGGTATTCGGAATAAATTGATTGTAGAATTGTTGTACACCACAGGTATACGTAGAGCCGAGTTGATTCGTATTAAAGAGTTGGATGTGAATTATAATGATAAGACTCTTAAGGTGGTTGGGAAAAGGAATAAAGAACGGTATGTGGTGTTGTTAGATATGGTTTTAGATACTCTTAAAAGGTATTTAAAGTCTAAAAAACAAATAGATACGAATATAGATGAATTGTTAGTTACAGAAAGAGGAAATAAACTATATGAAACACTTGTTTACCGAATAATAAATTCGTACTTTAGTAGGGCTTCAACGAAGGTGAAAAAGAGTCCGCACATGTTGCGACATACCTTCGCGACTCATTTATTGAACGGTGGAGCATCTCTCAATACGGTTAAAGAATTACTAGGGCATTCAAGTTTAGCCTCAACTCAAGTTTACACACATAGTAGCTTGGAACAAATAAAAGAAGTGTATAACAAGGCTCATCCTAGAGAGTCGACCTAA
- the rpsU gene encoding 30S ribosomal protein S21, giving the protein MLIIPVKEGENIDRALKRYKRKYSNVKIMRELRGRKQFTKPSVAKRAQKIKASYVQRLRTQEELG; this is encoded by the coding sequence ATGTTAATCATTCCAGTTAAAGAAGGAGAGAATATCGATAGAGCATTAAAGCGTTATAAGCGTAAATATTCTAACGTTAAGATCATGAGAGAATTACGTGGTAGAAAGCAGTTTACAAAGCCTTCTGTAGCGAAAAGAGCTCAAAAAATTAAAGCATCTTACGTTCAAAGATTAAGAACTCAAGAAGAATTAGGTTAA